The proteins below come from a single Beutenbergia cavernae DSM 12333 genomic window:
- the cysK gene encoding cysteine synthase A translates to MARIYDDVTTLIGNTPLVRLNRLTAGLGATVLAKLEFYNPASSVKDRIGVSIVDAAEAAGALPAGGTIVEATSGNTGIALAMVGAARGYDVVLTMPETMSKERRALLRAYGAELVLTPGSEGMKGAVDRAEAIAAERPGAVLARQFANEANPAIHRRTTAEEIWNDTDGEVDVVVAGIGTGGTITGVGQVLKERKPGIRIVAVEPAESAILNGGQPGPHKIQGIGANFVPEILDTSIYDEVIDVNAETAVDVARRAAREEGLLVGISSGAAIDAALQVAARPESAGKTIVVIVPSFGERYLSTILYADLLD, encoded by the coding sequence ATGGCCCGGATCTACGACGACGTCACCACGCTCATCGGCAACACCCCGCTCGTACGGCTCAACCGGCTCACCGCAGGGCTGGGCGCGACCGTGCTCGCGAAGCTCGAGTTCTACAACCCCGCGAGCTCCGTCAAGGACCGGATCGGCGTCTCGATCGTCGACGCCGCCGAGGCGGCCGGCGCGCTCCCCGCGGGCGGCACGATCGTCGAGGCCACCAGCGGCAACACGGGCATCGCCCTGGCGATGGTCGGCGCCGCTCGCGGCTACGACGTCGTCCTCACGATGCCGGAGACGATGAGCAAGGAACGGCGCGCGCTGCTCCGGGCCTACGGCGCCGAGCTCGTCCTCACGCCCGGCTCGGAGGGCATGAAGGGAGCGGTCGATCGCGCCGAGGCGATCGCCGCCGAGCGCCCCGGCGCCGTGCTGGCGCGCCAGTTCGCCAACGAGGCGAACCCCGCGATCCACCGGCGCACCACCGCCGAGGAGATCTGGAACGACACCGACGGCGAGGTCGACGTCGTGGTCGCCGGCATCGGCACGGGCGGCACGATCACCGGCGTCGGCCAGGTGCTCAAGGAGCGCAAGCCGGGGATCCGGATCGTCGCCGTCGAGCCCGCAGAGTCGGCCATCCTCAACGGCGGCCAGCCCGGCCCGCACAAGATCCAGGGCATCGGCGCCAACTTCGTGCCGGAGATCCTCGACACCTCGATCTACGACGAGGTCATCGACGTCAACGCGGAGACCGCCGTCGACGTCGCTCGCCGCGCCGCCCGCGAGGAGGGACTGCTCGTCGGCATCTCGTCCGGTGCAGCGATCGACGCCGCGCTCCAGGTCGCGGCGCGGCCGGAGAGCGCCGGGAAGACGATCGTCGTGATCGTGCCGTCGTTCGGGGAGCGCTACCTGTCGACGATCCTGTACGCCGATCTGCTCGACTGA
- the epsC gene encoding serine O-acetyltransferase EpsC codes for MPVRRPLLEVLREDLEAARRRDPAARSLLEVALTYPGVHALWAHRLSHDMWVRSVALRLPARLVSQLARALTGVEIHPGARIGARAFIDHGMGVVVGETAEVGEDVVLFHGATLGGRSMSRGKRHPTVGDRVTIGAGAKVLGPVRIGDDAQIGANAVVVKDVPAGTVAVGVPARVRRVRGTDEDVDPALLI; via the coding sequence GTGCCCGTCCGTCGCCCTCTGCTCGAGGTGTTGCGCGAGGACCTCGAGGCTGCGCGCCGCCGCGATCCCGCGGCGCGCAGCCTCCTCGAGGTCGCGCTGACGTACCCGGGCGTGCACGCGCTCTGGGCGCACCGGCTGTCGCACGACATGTGGGTGCGGTCGGTGGCCCTGCGCCTGCCCGCGCGTCTGGTGTCGCAGCTCGCCCGGGCGCTCACCGGCGTCGAGATCCACCCGGGTGCACGGATCGGTGCCCGCGCGTTCATCGACCACGGGATGGGCGTCGTCGTCGGGGAGACGGCGGAGGTCGGTGAGGACGTCGTGCTCTTCCACGGCGCGACGCTCGGCGGTCGCTCGATGAGCCGCGGCAAGCGGCACCCCACGGTGGGCGACCGGGTCACCATCGGCGCGGGCGCGAAGGTGCTCGGTCCCGTGCGCATCGGCGACGACGCCCAGATCGGCGCGAACGCCGTCGTCGTCAAGGACGTTCCGGCGGGCACGGTCGCCGTCGGGGTGCCGGCCAGGGTCCGACGGGTCCGCGGGACCGACGAGGACGTGGATCCCGCCCTGCTCATCTGA
- a CDS encoding AbgT family transporter — protein sequence MSATVDAPKAGSMARMLDGIERLGNKVPNPTLLFVYLIGFIAVLSAILSWLGVSVTDEVVVPVPTDDFAQINEHLGGIYSLYDSTTGEPATLPEFVVVEQEFPIRNLLSVEGVRFVFSSFVDNFAGFGVVAVVLISMAGVGVAEAAGLMGALIRRVVKVASPKVLPFILVFVGVLSSVATDAGYLILIPLAAAAYASVGRHPLAGMAAAFAAVGAVFGVNLLITPSDSMLTEITNDVLGTLGMETINVTQNFFFSIVSSLVLTVVVTVLTTKFIEPRLGPYDPSQAGTAVAPTEELDAAAEARGLRWAGWTALAVVVGVLALSLPPGAPLRDPATGDLIGTTPFMASLIFIISLAFLLCGIAFGRGAGTLKGGDETVGAIAKTFGSLGGLLVMFLMIAQFIALFNWSNLPTVAAVEAAHLLEQAQVPALVLLVAFILVILLLDIILPGLIPKWAIFAPVFLPIFATLGVAPQTLLAAYRVGDSPMNVITPLMVYLPFIVTVAQRYVKKSGLGTVISLMLPYTVVVLLTWTVLYVVWFLLGIPWGPDAPVEIT from the coding sequence ATGAGTGCAACGGTCGACGCGCCCAAGGCCGGTTCCATGGCCCGGATGCTCGACGGGATCGAGCGCCTGGGCAACAAGGTGCCCAACCCGACGTTGCTGTTCGTCTACCTGATCGGGTTCATCGCCGTGCTCTCGGCGATCCTGTCGTGGCTGGGCGTGTCGGTCACCGACGAGGTGGTCGTGCCGGTGCCCACCGACGACTTCGCGCAGATCAACGAGCACCTGGGCGGCATCTACTCGCTGTACGACTCGACCACGGGTGAGCCGGCGACGCTGCCCGAGTTCGTCGTCGTCGAGCAGGAGTTCCCGATCCGCAACCTCCTGTCGGTCGAGGGCGTGAGGTTCGTCTTCTCCTCCTTCGTCGACAACTTCGCCGGCTTCGGCGTGGTCGCCGTCGTGCTGATCTCGATGGCGGGCGTCGGGGTCGCCGAGGCGGCGGGTCTCATGGGGGCCCTGATCCGGCGCGTCGTCAAGGTGGCGTCGCCGAAGGTGCTGCCGTTCATCCTCGTCTTCGTGGGCGTGCTCTCGTCCGTCGCGACCGACGCCGGCTACCTCATCCTGATCCCGCTGGCCGCCGCGGCCTACGCCTCGGTCGGGCGGCACCCGCTCGCGGGGATGGCCGCCGCGTTCGCCGCCGTCGGCGCGGTGTTCGGCGTCAACCTGCTCATCACCCCGAGCGACTCGATGCTGACCGAGATCACCAACGACGTTCTCGGCACCCTGGGCATGGAGACGATCAACGTCACCCAGAACTTCTTCTTCTCGATCGTGTCGTCGCTGGTGCTCACGGTCGTGGTGACGGTGCTCACGACGAAGTTCATCGAGCCGCGCCTCGGCCCCTACGACCCGTCCCAGGCCGGGACCGCCGTGGCCCCCACGGAAGAGCTCGACGCCGCGGCCGAGGCCCGCGGGCTGCGCTGGGCGGGCTGGACGGCCCTCGCCGTCGTCGTCGGGGTGCTCGCGCTGTCGCTCCCGCCCGGCGCCCCGCTGCGGGACCCGGCCACCGGCGACCTCATCGGGACGACCCCGTTCATGGCCAGCCTGATCTTCATCATCTCGCTGGCGTTCCTGCTGTGCGGGATCGCGTTCGGGCGCGGCGCCGGGACTCTGAAGGGCGGGGACGAGACCGTCGGCGCCATCGCCAAGACGTTCGGCTCCCTCGGCGGGCTGCTCGTGATGTTCCTGATGATCGCCCAGTTCATCGCGCTGTTCAACTGGTCGAACCTGCCCACCGTGGCGGCCGTCGAGGCCGCTCACCTGCTCGAGCAGGCGCAGGTCCCGGCCCTGGTGCTGCTGGTCGCGTTCATCCTCGTGATCCTGCTGCTGGACATCATCCTCCCGGGGCTCATCCCCAAGTGGGCGATCTTCGCGCCGGTGTTCCTGCCGATCTTCGCCACGCTCGGCGTCGCCCCCCAGACGCTCCTCGCGGCCTACCGGGTGGGCGACTCGCCGATGAACGTCATCACGCCGCTCATGGTCTACCTGCCGTTCATCGTCACCGTCGCGCAGCGCTACGTGAAGAAGTCCGGTCTGGGAACCGTCATCTCCCTGATGCTGCCGTACACCGTCGTCGTGCTGCTGACCTGGACCGTGCTCTACGTCGTGTGGTTCCTGCTCGGCATCCCGTGGGGCCCCGACGCCCCCGTCGAGATCACCTAG
- a CDS encoding leucyl aminopeptidase has protein sequence MSFDFVPSATAVPAVRVRVIAGPTDHPGVLGVGVTASGDVPDAVGLPRETLTEWGFTGKPGQVLVVPRADGTRIAVGTGDEPSAADLRDAAAAFARAAGREAVLATTLDPSSVPAADAAAAVVEGAILGRYRYDELRSEPDTVALEELVLVVDPARVTEAEQGAARGHVLARAAAISRDLASAPGSTLTAPDLADVAVRLGEAAGLEVTVHDKAALVEMGCGGLLGVNAGSVVEPRMIRISYAPDGEAEGHLGLVGKGIMYDSGGISLKPSNAMHAAMKMDMTGAGAILATMTVLRDLGVRSRVTAYLACTDNMPSGSATKLGDVLVTRSGRTIEVVNTDAEGRLVLSDAITLANEDGVDAIVDIATLTGAALAALGPLTAAVLGNDDGVVGQVETAARRTDERVWRLPLDERYRPWMDSEIADIKNLGGEFAGSITAALFLAEWVGETPWAHVDIAGPMRSDTDDAWRTKGATGFGARLLAEVAAAFGGRPAPTA, from the coding sequence ATGTCGTTCGACTTCGTCCCGTCCGCCACGGCAGTCCCGGCGGTGCGAGTCCGCGTGATCGCCGGGCCCACCGACCACCCAGGCGTCCTCGGCGTCGGCGTGACGGCCTCGGGCGACGTGCCCGACGCCGTCGGGCTGCCCCGCGAGACGCTCACGGAGTGGGGCTTCACCGGCAAGCCAGGACAGGTCCTCGTCGTCCCGCGCGCGGACGGGACCCGGATCGCCGTCGGCACCGGCGACGAGCCCAGCGCCGCCGACCTGCGCGACGCCGCTGCCGCGTTCGCTCGGGCCGCCGGCAGGGAGGCGGTGCTCGCCACGACCCTCGACCCGTCCTCGGTCCCGGCAGCCGACGCCGCGGCCGCCGTCGTCGAGGGCGCCATCCTCGGGCGCTACCGCTACGACGAGCTGCGCAGCGAGCCCGACACCGTGGCGCTCGAGGAGCTGGTCCTCGTCGTCGACCCGGCCCGGGTGACCGAGGCGGAGCAGGGTGCCGCGCGCGGCCACGTGCTGGCCCGCGCCGCGGCGATCTCCCGGGACCTGGCGAGTGCGCCCGGAAGCACGCTGACCGCGCCGGACCTGGCCGACGTCGCCGTGCGTCTCGGCGAGGCCGCGGGCCTCGAGGTGACCGTGCACGACAAGGCGGCCCTCGTGGAGATGGGCTGCGGTGGCCTGCTCGGCGTGAACGCGGGGTCCGTCGTCGAGCCGCGGATGATCCGCATCTCTTACGCACCTGACGGCGAGGCCGAGGGCCATCTCGGCCTCGTCGGCAAGGGCATCATGTACGACTCCGGCGGCATCAGCCTCAAGCCGTCCAACGCGATGCACGCCGCCATGAAGATGGATATGACCGGCGCCGGCGCGATCCTCGCGACGATGACGGTGCTGCGCGACCTCGGGGTCCGCTCGCGGGTCACGGCCTACCTCGCCTGCACCGACAACATGCCGTCCGGCTCCGCGACGAAGCTCGGCGACGTGCTCGTCACGCGCAGCGGCCGCACGATCGAGGTCGTCAACACCGACGCCGAGGGCCGCCTCGTGCTGTCCGACGCGATCACGCTCGCGAACGAGGACGGCGTCGACGCGATCGTCGACATCGCCACCCTCACGGGTGCCGCCCTCGCGGCGCTCGGCCCGCTGACCGCCGCCGTCCTCGGGAACGACGACGGCGTCGTCGGCCAGGTCGAGACCGCGGCACGCCGAACGGACGAGCGCGTCTGGCGCCTGCCCCTCGACGAGCGGTACCGGCCGTGGATGGACTCGGAGATCGCCGACATCAAGAACCTCGGCGGAGAGTTCGCGGGGTCGATCACGGCGGCGCTGTTCCTGGCCGAGTGGGTGGGTGAGACGCCCTGGGCGCACGTCGACATCGCCGGCCCGATGCGCTCGGACACGGATGACGCCTGGCGCACCAAGGGTGCGACGGGCTTCGGCGCGCGGCTCCTCGCCGAGGTCGCCGCCGCCTTCGGGGGTCGTCCGGCCCCGACCGCGTGA
- a CDS encoding AI-2E family transporter: MTTPTDAAAAPPAAAAAHEAEAPLVPRWLARTGAWSWRLLFAAAVVGVVLWLVVQLRLVVVAVFIGLVLTAVLRPLAQRYRRVAHPALAAVLALLTGVAALAAVLALAILGISSEWPAVVQRVGDGLRGLAALLRDGGLPVTITDADVERWVSGAVGWLRTNSATLAGAAATRVGTFLVTLMVVALGVFSAVCFLIGGDRMFSWFVGQLPPRVRTAWRTAGDVAWRSFGGYTRGAVLTAACVGVLGYVVLLVLGVPLAIPLAVLIFVGAFVPLIGAPAAMVVAMLVALAANGLGNAVAVGIGIALVGQVEGHVLHPLVMGKHVRLHPFVVGIGVSAGTVLGGLVGAIVAIPVLGVGWAVFSALRPPPEPDDAEEAGVIDDAGRSVQDAPIPS, from the coding sequence GTGACCACGCCGACCGACGCGGCGGCGGCTCCACCCGCTGCCGCCGCGGCCCACGAGGCGGAGGCCCCGCTCGTGCCGCGCTGGCTCGCCCGGACCGGGGCCTGGTCCTGGCGCCTGCTGTTCGCCGCCGCGGTGGTGGGCGTCGTGCTCTGGCTCGTCGTGCAGCTGCGGCTCGTGGTCGTCGCCGTGTTCATCGGCCTCGTCCTCACCGCCGTCCTGCGTCCGCTCGCCCAGCGCTACCGGCGCGTCGCGCACCCTGCGCTCGCCGCCGTCCTCGCCCTGCTCACCGGCGTCGCCGCGCTCGCCGCCGTGCTCGCCCTCGCGATCCTCGGCATCTCCAGCGAGTGGCCCGCCGTCGTGCAACGTGTCGGCGACGGGCTGCGGGGCCTCGCTGCGCTCCTGCGGGACGGCGGTCTGCCGGTGACGATCACCGACGCCGACGTCGAGCGGTGGGTCAGCGGCGCCGTCGGATGGCTGCGGACGAACTCCGCCACGCTCGCCGGGGCCGCGGCGACCCGGGTCGGCACCTTCCTCGTGACGCTCATGGTCGTCGCGCTCGGGGTCTTCAGCGCCGTGTGCTTCCTCATCGGCGGCGACCGCATGTTCTCCTGGTTCGTGGGCCAGCTCCCGCCGCGCGTCCGCACGGCCTGGCGCACCGCCGGCGACGTCGCCTGGCGATCGTTCGGCGGATACACCCGGGGAGCGGTGCTGACGGCGGCATGCGTCGGCGTCCTCGGCTACGTGGTCCTCCTGGTGCTCGGCGTCCCGCTCGCGATCCCCCTCGCCGTCCTCATCTTCGTCGGCGCGTTCGTGCCGCTCATCGGCGCTCCGGCGGCCATGGTCGTGGCGATGCTCGTCGCGCTCGCGGCGAACGGGCTCGGCAACGCCGTCGCCGTCGGGATCGGCATTGCCCTCGTCGGGCAGGTCGAGGGGCACGTGCTGCACCCGCTCGTCATGGGGAAGCACGTCCGGCTCCACCCGTTCGTCGTCGGGATCGGGGTGAGCGCGGGGACCGTGCTCGGCGGGCTCGTCGGAGCCATCGTCGCGATACCCGTGCTCGGCGTCGGTTGGGCCGTCTTCTCAGCCCTGCGCCCCCCGCCCGAGCCGGACGACGCCGAGGAGGCCGGCGTCATCGACGACGCTGGCCGCTCGGTGCAGGACGCCCCGATCCCCTCGTGA
- a CDS encoding Fpg/Nei family DNA glycosylase, which translates to MPEGHSIHRLARAFADGFTGQVVRVSSPQGRFERGAELLDGRRLVATDAWGKQLFLGFAPAEAPEDAGADPATLWLRVHLGMYGAWTFAGDAQFTGPHAIGAPRVRIAEEETAVADDGEPSPAGEWRVPPPRGAVRARIVGDHGVADLTGPMACEVLDGAAAAREQARLGPDPLRPDADREVYVRAVRSSPSPVGVLLTDQTVIAGIGNIFRAELLFRSRIYPRRPGARVSAVKLRRVWDEAVELMSAAADSGRIVTTDAADRTAADERWYVYHRDGQDCLRCGWTVRAYELATRRVYWCPNCQRNH; encoded by the coding sequence ATGCCTGAGGGTCACAGCATTCACCGGCTGGCACGCGCGTTCGCGGACGGCTTCACGGGGCAGGTCGTGCGCGTGAGCTCGCCGCAGGGCCGCTTCGAGCGCGGAGCCGAGCTGTTGGACGGGCGGCGCCTCGTCGCGACGGACGCGTGGGGGAAGCAGCTCTTCCTCGGCTTCGCTCCGGCCGAGGCGCCAGAGGACGCCGGGGCCGACCCCGCGACGCTGTGGCTGCGCGTCCACCTGGGCATGTACGGCGCGTGGACGTTCGCGGGCGACGCGCAGTTCACCGGGCCGCACGCCATCGGCGCGCCGCGCGTGCGGATCGCCGAGGAGGAGACCGCCGTCGCGGACGACGGCGAGCCGTCGCCGGCAGGCGAGTGGCGGGTCCCGCCGCCGCGCGGGGCTGTGCGCGCCCGGATCGTCGGCGACCACGGCGTCGCGGATCTCACGGGACCGATGGCGTGCGAGGTGCTCGACGGCGCCGCGGCCGCTCGGGAGCAGGCCAGGCTCGGGCCGGATCCGCTGCGGCCGGACGCCGACCGCGAGGTGTACGTCCGCGCCGTGCGCAGCTCGCCGTCGCCGGTGGGCGTGCTGCTCACGGACCAGACCGTGATCGCCGGCATCGGCAACATCTTCCGGGCCGAGCTGCTGTTCCGGTCGCGGATCTACCCGCGGCGGCCGGGGGCACGGGTCTCCGCCGTCAAGCTGCGGCGCGTGTGGGACGAGGCCGTCGAGCTCATGTCCGCCGCCGCCGACTCCGGCCGGATCGTCACGACCGACGCCGCGGATCGCACTGCCGCCGACGAACGTTGGTACGTGTACCACCGCGACGGCCAGGACTGCCTCAGGTGCGGGTGGACGGTCCGGGCGTACGAGCTCGCTACGCGGCGCGTCTACTGGTGCCCGAACTGCCAGCGGAACCACTGA
- a CDS encoding MGMT family protein codes for MPAPDMFAECVLDLAAQVPPRHVSTYGRLAVHARLRTGRGSARMVGRVMAERGDEVPWWRIVTASGAPADRVAARALERLRAEGTPLVGDPPRVDLALALFTGWDDGAAAEPGRGEDA; via the coding sequence GTGCCCGCCCCCGACATGTTCGCCGAGTGTGTCCTCGACCTCGCCGCACAGGTGCCGCCGCGGCACGTGAGCACGTACGGACGCCTCGCCGTCCACGCTCGCCTGCGGACCGGCCGCGGGTCGGCGCGGATGGTCGGTCGCGTCATGGCCGAACGCGGCGACGAGGTGCCGTGGTGGCGCATCGTCACCGCGTCGGGAGCGCCGGCCGACCGCGTGGCGGCGCGGGCGCTCGAGCGGCTCCGCGCCGAGGGGACGCCGCTCGTCGGCGACCCGCCCCGGGTCGACCTGGCGCTCGCCCTGTTCACCGGATGGGACGACGGCGCGGCAGCAGAGCCCGGGAGGGGCGAGGATGCCTGA
- a CDS encoding CU044_5270 family protein, protein MTGTTMERAADAVAALQVEARRAGLAPAHTAPGRSESARDLARSIVRGEVAAPRMHRAPLTPRRLLPAMAVAAAAAVVAVVALQPPAPAQAGPPRLEFAEEGAELSPASGVAPQEDLSVLAAAADASSVPGPSAALTVQEIVTAGWGAQGDSEAEETAFVTSRTQVLTEADGAVTVRQERGEALTEDGRGIDASRAWIAPDAATDELPAGTIDPTLLQGLPSEPAALRARMAEALGCDDPALESPAACLAQSVEYLHTFTVVPADVEAGMWQVLAAEPGVVSLGGVEDRAGRAGIGIAVAAPGRGGDTTMTVLVGDPETGTLLGSEHLVVEPDEASAPRVVEFVTFLSRAWVAEGS, encoded by the coding sequence ATGACCGGAACGACCATGGAACGCGCTGCCGACGCCGTCGCCGCGCTGCAGGTGGAGGCGCGCCGCGCCGGCCTGGCGCCGGCGCACACGGCTCCCGGTCGGAGCGAGTCCGCACGGGACCTCGCGCGGAGCATCGTCCGGGGCGAGGTCGCCGCACCGCGGATGCACCGTGCGCCGCTCACGCCGCGGCGGCTCCTGCCCGCCATGGCGGTGGCCGCGGCCGCAGCCGTCGTCGCGGTCGTCGCCCTGCAGCCCCCCGCCCCGGCGCAGGCCGGGCCTCCGCGGCTCGAGTTCGCCGAGGAGGGCGCCGAGCTGAGCCCGGCCTCCGGCGTCGCCCCGCAGGAGGACCTGTCGGTGCTCGCGGCAGCGGCCGACGCCTCGAGCGTTCCCGGCCCGAGCGCCGCCCTCACGGTGCAGGAGATCGTCACGGCCGGCTGGGGCGCACAGGGAGACAGCGAGGCGGAGGAGACGGCATTCGTCACGTCGAGGACGCAGGTGCTCACCGAGGCCGACGGCGCCGTCACCGTGCGCCAGGAGCGCGGCGAGGCACTCACCGAGGACGGCCGCGGGATCGACGCGTCCCGCGCCTGGATCGCCCCCGACGCGGCCACCGACGAGCTTCCCGCCGGGACGATCGACCCGACACTTCTGCAGGGGCTGCCGAGCGAGCCCGCCGCGCTGCGCGCTCGGATGGCCGAGGCGCTCGGGTGCGACGACCCCGCCCTCGAGTCGCCGGCGGCGTGCCTGGCCCAGTCGGTCGAGTACCTGCACACGTTCACCGTGGTACCGGCCGACGTCGAGGCGGGCATGTGGCAGGTGCTCGCCGCGGAGCCCGGGGTCGTCTCTCTGGGCGGCGTCGAGGACCGCGCCGGCCGGGCGGGCATCGGGATCGCCGTCGCGGCGCCCGGCCGGGGCGGTGATACGACCATGACGGTGCTGGTCGGCGACCCGGAGACGGGCACGCTGCTCGGCTCCGAGCACCTCGTCGTCGAGCCCGACGAGGCGTCAGCACCGCGGGTCGTCGAGTTCGTGACGTTCCTGTCGCGGGCCTGGGTGGCCGAGGGAAGCTGA
- a CDS encoding RNA polymerase sigma factor — protein MDDSEFEELVVVLHAAVHAYAARRTDPHTADDVAAETFAAVWRRRAAAPSDSTERRAWVFGFARHVLAHAQRAKARQLNLGVRMHAAVMAGLPIVEPDVAERVVDSHEAAGILRRLSPRDVEVLGLVVWDGLSPAEAAAVLGCSVTALTTRLMRVRRHIAALLRAHAYDVDHDLNDEDRRLLGGATEGGPG, from the coding sequence GTGGACGACTCCGAGTTCGAGGAGCTCGTCGTCGTCCTGCACGCGGCCGTCCATGCGTACGCGGCCAGGCGCACCGACCCGCACACGGCCGACGACGTCGCGGCCGAGACGTTCGCTGCGGTCTGGCGGCGTCGAGCGGCGGCGCCGTCGGACAGCACCGAGCGTCGGGCGTGGGTGTTCGGGTTCGCCCGGCACGTGCTGGCTCACGCGCAGCGTGCGAAGGCGCGGCAGCTGAACCTGGGCGTGCGGATGCACGCGGCGGTGATGGCCGGGCTGCCGATCGTCGAACCCGACGTCGCCGAGCGGGTCGTCGACTCGCACGAGGCGGCGGGCATCCTGCGGCGCCTGAGCCCACGGGACGTCGAGGTCCTCGGGCTGGTGGTCTGGGACGGGCTGTCGCCCGCCGAGGCCGCGGCCGTCCTGGGATGCTCCGTGACCGCGCTGACCACCCGGCTCATGCGGGTGCGTCGCCACATCGCCGCACTGTTGCGCGCTCACGCGTACGACGTCGACCACGACCTGAACGACGAGGACCGCCGCCTGCTGGGCGGGGCGACCGAAGGGGGCCCGGGATGA
- a CDS encoding peptidase inhibitor family I36 protein — MSVRSALPASPRSAGRSRLRRAAAVVGAALALTVAPLTATAQSSAAPADVASPMSLNQCASGRMCVWSGGSYTGSFWGTASGGTIPSYVSVVGSYWNNSSTSAFLYSGRLGMCVSPGERVSTVSGWPRQADRITVSSSRPC, encoded by the coding sequence ATGTCCGTTCGTTCCGCCCTGCCCGCGTCCCCGAGATCCGCCGGGCGCTCCCGCCTGCGGCGAGCAGCCGCCGTCGTCGGCGCCGCCCTCGCCCTCACCGTCGCGCCGCTCACCGCAACCGCCCAGAGCTCGGCCGCCCCTGCCGACGTCGCGAGCCCGATGTCCCTGAACCAGTGCGCGTCCGGGCGCATGTGCGTCTGGAGCGGCGGCTCGTACACCGGCTCGTTCTGGGGCACGGCCAGCGGAGGCACGATCCCCAGCTACGTCTCGGTCGTGGGCTCGTACTGGAACAACAGCTCGACGAGCGCGTTCCTGTACTCCGGCCGCCTCGGCATGTGCGTGTCGCCCGGCGAGCGCGTCTCGACGGTCTCCGGCTGGCCGCGGCAGGCGGACCGGATCACCGTCTCGTCGTCGCGGCCCTGCTGA
- a CDS encoding ribose-5-phosphate isomerase has product MRIHIAADHAGFELKSVLAEHLRAAGHDVVDHGADAYDELDDYPAFCFAAGEAVVAEPGTLGIVIGGSGNGEQIAANKVRGVRAALAWSTTTASLARAHNDANVVAIGARQHSVDEAIELVEAFLAEAFSGDARHQRRIDQLAAYETAR; this is encoded by the coding sequence ATGCGCATCCACATCGCCGCCGACCACGCCGGCTTCGAGCTGAAGTCCGTCCTCGCCGAGCACCTCCGGGCGGCGGGCCACGACGTCGTCGACCACGGCGCCGACGCGTACGACGAGCTCGACGACTACCCGGCGTTCTGTTTCGCCGCCGGCGAGGCCGTCGTCGCCGAGCCGGGCACGCTCGGCATCGTCATCGGGGGCAGCGGGAACGGCGAGCAGATCGCGGCGAACAAGGTGCGGGGCGTGCGCGCCGCCCTCGCCTGGAGCACGACGACGGCGTCTCTCGCGCGGGCGCACAACGATGCGAACGTCGTGGCGATCGGCGCCCGGCAGCACTCGGTGGACGAGGCGATCGAGCTCGTCGAGGCGTTCCTCGCTGAGGCGTTCTCGGGGGACGCGCGCCACCAGCGCCGGATCGACCAGCTCGCGGCGTACGAGACCGCACGCTGA